In a genomic window of Streptomyces roseoviridis:
- a CDS encoding gas vesicle protein encodes MTMPSGLPRPYDEQSANLADILERVLDKGVVIAGDIRINLLDIELLTIKLRLVVASVERAKEMGIDWWEQDPALSSRARRGELGRENEELRRRIAELEARQET; translated from the coding sequence ATGACGATGCCGTCGGGCCTTCCCCGCCCGTACGACGAACAATCGGCCAACCTCGCCGACATCCTGGAGCGCGTCCTCGACAAGGGCGTGGTGATCGCCGGGGACATCCGCATCAACCTCCTCGACATCGAGCTCCTCACCATCAAGCTGCGACTCGTCGTGGCGTCGGTCGAGCGGGCCAAGGAGATGGGCATCGACTGGTGGGAGCAGGACCCCGCCCTGTCGTCCCGAGCGCGGCGGGGCGAACTCGGCCGCGAGAACGAGGAACTGCGCCGCCGCATCGCCGAACTGGAGGCGAGGCAGGAGACATGA
- a CDS encoding gas vesicle protein GvpG — translation MGLLTEILLLPAAPVRGTAWVLRQVVDVAEREYYDPAVVQRELAGLVAALEAGEIDEAEFDRREDALLARLDARRTP, via the coding sequence ATGGGACTGCTCACGGAGATCCTCCTGCTGCCCGCCGCGCCCGTGCGCGGTACCGCCTGGGTGCTGCGACAGGTCGTGGACGTGGCGGAGCGGGAGTACTACGACCCCGCCGTCGTCCAGCGGGAACTGGCCGGACTCGTGGCCGCCCTGGAGGCCGGCGAGATCGACGAGGCGGAGTTCGACCGCCGGGAGGACGCCCTCCTGGCCCGCCTGGACGCGAGGAGAACCCCATGA
- a CDS encoding GvpL/GvpF family gas vesicle protein, giving the protein MSTYVYVIAPADRKVPDDIEGIGDPPRPVRTVRSGELMALCSDAPAELKPKRRDLLAHQHVVIRAGKDGPVLPLRFGGVSPDDDTVAAVLAEHHDRYLERLKALDGKDEFNVKVHHDEEAVLQAVLADDADLRARHAANRAAGGGSHEEKLAFGELVARAVAERERTDAELVERTLTPYAAAVVHGPEGTGRLANLSFLVERERRQEFLDAVRDLHQEHAHLQEQVTGPLPPYSFVETD; this is encoded by the coding sequence ATGAGCACCTACGTCTACGTCATCGCACCCGCCGACCGGAAGGTCCCGGACGACATCGAGGGCATCGGCGACCCTCCGCGGCCGGTGCGGACCGTGCGCAGCGGCGAGTTGATGGCCCTGTGCAGCGACGCGCCCGCCGAACTCAAGCCCAAGCGCCGTGACCTGCTCGCACACCAGCACGTCGTGATCCGGGCCGGCAAGGACGGCCCGGTGCTGCCGCTGCGGTTCGGCGGGGTGTCACCCGACGACGACACCGTCGCCGCCGTCCTGGCGGAGCACCACGACCGCTACCTGGAGCGGCTGAAGGCGCTCGACGGCAAGGACGAGTTCAACGTGAAGGTGCACCACGACGAGGAGGCCGTGCTCCAGGCCGTGCTCGCCGACGACGCCGACCTGAGGGCCCGCCACGCCGCCAACAGGGCGGCGGGCGGCGGAAGCCACGAGGAGAAGCTCGCCTTCGGCGAGCTGGTGGCGCGGGCCGTCGCCGAACGGGAGAGGACCGACGCCGAACTGGTCGAACGGACCCTCACCCCGTACGCGGCCGCGGTGGTGCACGGCCCCGAGGGCACCGGTCGGCTGGCCAACCTGTCGTTCCTGGTGGAGCGCGAACGGCGGCAGGAGTTCCTGGACGCCGTGCGCGACCTGCACCAGGAGCACGCCCACCTCCAGGAGCAGGTGACGGGGCCGCTGCCCCCGTACAGCTTCGTCGAGACGGACTGA
- a CDS encoding gas vesicle structural protein GvpA gives MTVVPTQTAPATASGGGSSGLYDVLELVLDRGLVIDAFVRVSLVGIEILKIDIRVVVASVDTYLRFAEACNRLDLEAGPRKNPGLPELVGEATESGARRKTKGALSGAAQSISDAFTQARDEAVEEKSGSSSRRRGSTRGEEKE, from the coding sequence ATGACCGTCGTTCCCACCCAGACCGCCCCGGCCACTGCCTCCGGAGGCGGATCCAGCGGCCTCTACGACGTACTCGAACTGGTTCTCGACCGTGGACTGGTGATCGACGCATTCGTGCGTGTCTCGCTGGTCGGCATCGAGATCCTGAAGATCGACATACGGGTCGTCGTGGCCAGCGTCGACACCTATCTGCGCTTCGCCGAGGCGTGCAACCGCCTCGACCTGGAAGCCGGTCCGCGCAAGAACCCGGGCCTGCCCGAACTGGTCGGCGAGGCCACCGAGTCCGGTGCGCGCAGGAAGACCAAGGGCGCCCTCAGCGGCGCCGCGCAGAGCATCTCCGACGCCTTCACCCAGGCACGTGACGAGGCGGTGGAGGAGAAGAGCGGCAGCAGCTCGCGCCGGCGCGGCTCGACCCGTGGGGAGGAGAAGGAATGA
- a CDS encoding gas vesicle protein — MAPSSDSRTNRKAADAEPERPPPLAEVSRTAMEQLEELLGQPAESVSSCARGEDGGWHLTVEVLELRRVPDTMSLLASYEVDVDHHGQLMGHRRTHRYERGRADRR; from the coding sequence GTGGCCCCGTCATCGGACAGCCGCACGAACCGCAAGGCGGCCGACGCCGAGCCCGAACGTCCGCCCCCGCTCGCCGAGGTGAGCCGGACGGCGATGGAGCAGCTCGAGGAGCTGCTCGGCCAGCCGGCGGAGTCCGTCAGCTCCTGCGCGCGCGGCGAGGACGGCGGCTGGCACCTCACCGTGGAAGTCCTCGAACTGAGGCGCGTCCCGGACACCATGAGCCTGCTCGCCTCGTACGAGGTCGACGTCGACCACCACGGGCAGCTCATGGGCCACCGGCGCACCCACCGGTACGAGCGGGGGCGCGCGGACCGCCGCTGA
- a CDS encoding FAD-dependent oxidoreductase has protein sequence MTGLPGTYESYWMETAPGSAYSGPAGDLEVDVAVVGAGIAGICAAWELARAGRRVALLEADRVAAGVTGYTTAKLSVQHGMIYARLRSSFGAEQARLYARSQQEAVEQVGRVAAELGIDCELETAPSHVYTERPDAVDGLREEADAAREAGLPASFVEETELPFPVAGAVRVEGQAQFHPRKYLLALVADLVRRGGVVHERTRVVSLHEGEPCRLTTEQGTEIVARDVIVATHYPVFDRALLFSRLEPRRELVVAAELPADLAPRGTYLTHEHDTRSVRTAPLSDGRRLLIVTGESFTPGDGEVGARYERLAAWTGEHFPQARVTHRWAAQDNSSTDGVPFVGRFHPGSRHVHVAAGFGGWGMSNGVMAGRLLAARIAGEELPWSALYDPGRFHVRETASLMKLQGSVVKHFVGDRLASSHVDEVEQIPPGTGAVVRVGGRRCAVYRDEQGTAHSVSARCTHLGCLVHFNDAERAWECPCHGSRFAPDGRVLQGPAVRPLEPRPLD, from the coding sequence ATGACCGGTCTGCCCGGCACTTACGAGTCGTACTGGATGGAGACCGCACCGGGGTCCGCGTACTCCGGCCCGGCCGGAGACCTGGAGGTCGACGTCGCGGTCGTCGGCGCCGGCATCGCCGGCATCTGCGCGGCGTGGGAACTCGCCCGCGCGGGACGCCGGGTGGCCCTGCTCGAGGCGGACCGCGTCGCCGCGGGCGTCACCGGCTACACGACCGCGAAGCTCTCGGTCCAGCACGGCATGATCTACGCACGGCTGCGGTCGTCGTTCGGCGCCGAACAGGCGCGGCTGTACGCGCGTTCCCAGCAGGAGGCCGTCGAGCAGGTCGGCCGGGTGGCGGCGGAGCTCGGGATCGACTGCGAGCTCGAGACCGCGCCGAGCCATGTGTACACGGAGCGGCCCGACGCCGTCGACGGGCTGCGGGAGGAGGCGGACGCGGCGCGCGAGGCGGGCCTGCCGGCCTCCTTCGTCGAGGAGACGGAGCTGCCGTTCCCGGTCGCCGGCGCGGTGCGGGTCGAGGGGCAGGCGCAGTTCCATCCGCGCAAGTACCTCCTCGCGCTCGTCGCCGACCTCGTCCGGCGGGGCGGCGTCGTCCACGAGCGCACCCGGGTCGTCTCGCTGCACGAGGGCGAGCCCTGCCGGCTCACCACCGAGCAGGGGACCGAGATCGTCGCCCGTGACGTGATCGTGGCCACCCACTACCCGGTCTTCGACCGGGCGTTGCTCTTCTCCCGGCTCGAACCCCGCCGCGAACTCGTCGTCGCGGCGGAACTTCCCGCGGACCTCGCCCCGCGGGGCACGTACCTCACGCACGAGCACGACACCCGTTCGGTGCGCACCGCGCCGCTCTCGGACGGACGGCGGCTGCTCATCGTCACCGGCGAGTCGTTCACGCCGGGCGACGGCGAGGTGGGCGCGCGCTACGAGCGGCTCGCCGCCTGGACCGGGGAGCACTTCCCGCAGGCCCGCGTCACGCACCGGTGGGCGGCGCAGGACAACTCGTCCACGGACGGGGTGCCGTTCGTGGGCCGCTTCCACCCCGGTTCCCGGCACGTCCACGTGGCGGCCGGGTTCGGCGGCTGGGGCATGAGCAACGGCGTCATGGCCGGCCGGCTGCTCGCGGCCCGCATCGCGGGCGAGGAACTGCCCTGGTCCGCGCTGTACGACCCGGGCCGCTTCCACGTGCGGGAGACGGCGTCCTTGATGAAGCTGCAGGGCTCGGTGGTCAAGCACTTCGTCGGCGACCGGCTGGCCTCCTCCCACGTGGACGAGGTCGAGCAGATCCCGCCGGGCACCGGCGCGGTCGTACGGGTCGGCGGACGGCGCTGCGCGGTGTACCGCGACGAGCAGGGCACGGCGCACTCGGTCTCGGCGCGCTGCACGCATCTGGGGTGCCTGGTGCACTTCAACGACGCGGAGCGGGCCTGGGAATGCCCGTGCCACGGTTCGCGGTTCGCCCCCGACGGCCGCGTGCTCCAGGGCCCCGCCGTCCGCCCGCTCGAACCGCGTCCGCTGGACTGA
- a CDS encoding RNA polymerase sigma factor: MTPRFAWPDERLVRAAQDGDVTSLTTVVLASQPHVRRFARSLCASPQDAEDAAQEALIILYRKIGTLRATGALASWMFRIVRNECLRHVRLLVSRGDGGQQAGPGAATPAAPSAEDAVLQRLEAERIAAAVAALPHDQRQVLVMRDVQGLPGRTVARALGLSDAAMKSRLHRARAALRHALAAGPLVEGDPRP; encoded by the coding sequence ATGACCCCACGTTTCGCCTGGCCGGACGAGCGGCTGGTCCGGGCCGCCCAGGACGGTGACGTCACCTCGCTCACCACCGTCGTCCTGGCGTCGCAGCCGCACGTGCGCCGGTTCGCCCGGTCGCTGTGCGCCTCACCGCAGGACGCGGAGGACGCGGCGCAGGAGGCTCTGATCATCCTGTACCGGAAGATCGGCACCTTGCGGGCCACGGGCGCGCTCGCCTCGTGGATGTTCCGGATCGTACGCAACGAGTGCCTCCGGCACGTGCGGCTGCTGGTCTCGCGCGGCGACGGCGGGCAGCAGGCCGGGCCGGGGGCAGCGACGCCCGCGGCACCGTCGGCCGAGGACGCGGTGCTGCAGCGGCTGGAGGCCGAGCGGATCGCGGCCGCGGTCGCCGCCCTGCCCCACGACCAGCGGCAGGTGCTGGTCATGCGGGACGTCCAGGGCCTGCCCGGCCGGACCGTGGCCCGGGCGCTCGGACTGAGCGACGCCGCGATGAAGTCGCGGCTGCACCGCGCCCGCGCGGCACTGCGCCACGCGCTGGCGGCCGGCCCACTCGTCGAAGGAGACCCACGACCGTGA
- a CDS encoding ROK family glucokinase, with the protein MSTYRDLTGRGSARGTVLRTIGPRERRSHLTAPRVPTVGIDIGGTKVMAGVVDADGNILEKVRTETPDKSKSPKVVEDTIVELVLDLSDRHDVHAVGIGAAGWVDADRARVLFAPHLAWRNEPLRDALQDRLAVPVMVDNDANTAAWAEWRFGAGRGEDHLVMITLGTGIGGAILEDGQVKRGKYGVAGEFGHMQVVPGGHRCPCGNRGCWEQYSSGNALVREARELAAADSPVAYNIIERVKGSVPDITGPLITELAREGDAMCVELFQDIGQWLGVGIANLAAALDPSCFVIGGGVSAADDLLIGPARDAFRRHLTGRGYRPEARIARAQLGPEAGMVGAADLARLVARRFRRANRRRVERYERYGRYAQALRAATAAADRNARTTQDPQS; encoded by the coding sequence ATGAGTACCTACCGTGACCTGACCGGCCGAGGCTCCGCCCGGGGCACGGTCCTGCGGACCATCGGCCCCCGGGAGCGGCGCTCGCACCTGACGGCGCCCCGGGTGCCGACCGTCGGCATCGACATCGGCGGTACGAAGGTGATGGCCGGCGTCGTCGACGCGGACGGGAACATCCTGGAGAAGGTCCGCACCGAGACCCCCGACAAGTCCAAGAGCCCCAAGGTCGTCGAGGACACCATCGTGGAGCTCGTCCTGGACCTCTCCGACCGCCACGACGTGCACGCCGTCGGCATCGGCGCGGCCGGCTGGGTCGACGCCGACCGGGCCCGGGTGCTCTTCGCCCCGCACCTCGCCTGGCGCAACGAGCCGCTGCGCGACGCCCTCCAGGACCGGCTCGCCGTCCCCGTGATGGTCGACAACGACGCCAACACCGCCGCCTGGGCCGAGTGGCGCTTCGGCGCCGGACGCGGCGAGGACCACCTCGTCATGATCACCCTGGGCACCGGCATCGGCGGCGCCATCCTGGAGGACGGCCAGGTCAAGCGCGGCAAGTACGGGGTCGCCGGCGAGTTCGGCCACATGCAGGTGGTCCCCGGCGGCCACCGCTGCCCCTGCGGCAACCGCGGCTGCTGGGAGCAGTACAGCTCCGGCAACGCCCTCGTCCGCGAGGCCCGTGAGCTCGCCGCCGCCGACTCCCCGGTCGCGTACAACATCATCGAACGGGTCAAGGGCAGCGTCCCCGACATCACCGGCCCGCTCATCACCGAGCTCGCCCGCGAGGGCGACGCCATGTGCGTCGAACTGTTCCAGGACATCGGCCAGTGGCTCGGCGTCGGCATCGCCAACCTCGCCGCCGCCCTCGACCCCTCCTGCTTCGTCATCGGCGGTGGCGTCTCCGCCGCCGACGACCTGCTGATCGGCCCGGCGAGGGACGCCTTCCGCCGCCACCTCACCGGCCGGGGCTACCGCCCCGAGGCCCGCATCGCCCGCGCCCAGCTCGGCCCCGAGGCCGGCATGGTCGGCGCCGCCGACCTCGCCCGGCTGGTCGCCCGCCGCTTCCGCCGCGCCAACCGGCGCCGGGTCGAGCGCTACGAGCGGTACGGCCGCTACGCGCAGGCCCTGCGCGCCGCCACCGCCGCCGCCGACCGGAACGCCCGCACCACCCAGGACCCGCAGTCATGA
- a CDS encoding ATP-binding cassette domain-containing protein, whose amino-acid sequence MTTTTKTPAPGPLVELDAVSKYYGNIRALEGVFLQVHAGEISCVLGDNGAGKSTLIKIIAGLHGHDAGTFRIEGEEVALANPRDALDRGIATVYQDLAVVPLMPVWRNFFLGSEPTRGKGPFKRLDTELMRTTTREALLRMGIDLRDVDQPIGTLSGGERQCVAIARAVHFGAKVLVLDEPTAALGVKQSGVVLKYVAAARDQGLGVVLITHNPHHAYLVGDRFVLLKRGVMAGSHTKGSVTLDELTRQMAGGSELEDLRHELERPSAS is encoded by the coding sequence GTGACCACGACGACGAAGACCCCCGCGCCCGGGCCGCTGGTCGAGCTCGACGCCGTCAGCAAGTACTACGGCAACATCCGGGCCCTCGAAGGGGTCTTTCTGCAGGTGCACGCGGGGGAGATCTCCTGCGTGCTCGGTGACAACGGCGCCGGCAAGTCCACCCTCATCAAGATCATCGCCGGTCTGCACGGGCACGACGCCGGCACCTTCCGCATCGAGGGCGAGGAGGTCGCCCTCGCCAACCCGCGCGACGCCCTGGACCGCGGCATCGCCACCGTCTACCAGGACCTCGCCGTCGTCCCCCTGATGCCGGTGTGGCGCAACTTCTTCCTCGGCTCCGAGCCGACCCGGGGCAAGGGCCCCTTCAAGCGGCTCGACACCGAGCTGATGCGCACCACCACCCGCGAGGCACTGCTCCGCATGGGCATCGACCTGCGGGACGTCGACCAGCCCATCGGCACGCTCTCCGGCGGCGAGCGCCAGTGCGTGGCGATCGCCCGCGCCGTGCACTTCGGCGCCAAGGTCCTGGTCCTGGACGAGCCGACGGCGGCGCTCGGGGTGAAGCAGTCCGGAGTGGTCCTGAAGTACGTGGCGGCGGCACGTGACCAGGGCCTCGGAGTGGTCCTCATCACCCACAACCCCCACCACGCCTACCTCGTCGGTGATCGTTTCGTCCTGCTGAAGCGCGGTGTCATGGCGGGCAGCCACACGAAGGGCTCCGTCACCCTGGACGAGTTGACCCGGCAGATGGCCGGCGGCAGCGAGCTCGAGGACCTGCGCCACGAACTGGAACGTCCTTCCGCTTCGTGA
- a CDS encoding ABC transporter permease, with protein MSAAAPPSDGLDHVDERLLRTSPLKKLLARPELGSVVGAVAVFLFFSVVADGFLRPSSLGTVLYAASTIGIMAVPVALLMIGGEFDLSAGVLVTSSALISSMFSYQMTANVWVGVGVSLLVTLAIGAFNGFMLTRTKLPSFIITLGTFLMLTGLNLGFTKLISGTVSTKSIADMEGFPSARALFASTWTVGGVELKVTILWWLVLVAVATWILLRTRFGNWIFAVGGGADAARAVGVPVHRTKIGLYMGVAFCAWVSGQHLLLSFDVVQSGEGVGNELIYIIAAVIGGCLITGGYGSAIGSAVGALIFGMTGKGIVYAEWNPDWFKFFLGAMLLLATLLNAWIRKRVEAAK; from the coding sequence ATGAGCGCCGCCGCCCCGCCCTCCGACGGGCTCGACCACGTCGACGAACGCCTGCTGCGCACCTCGCCGCTGAAGAAGCTGCTCGCCCGGCCCGAGCTCGGCTCGGTCGTCGGCGCCGTCGCCGTCTTCCTCTTCTTCTCCGTGGTCGCCGACGGCTTCCTGCGCCCCTCCAGCCTCGGCACGGTCCTCTACGCGGCGTCCACCATCGGCATCATGGCCGTGCCGGTCGCCCTGCTGATGATCGGCGGCGAGTTCGACCTGTCCGCCGGCGTCCTGGTCACCAGCTCGGCGCTGATCTCCTCGATGTTCAGCTACCAGATGACCGCGAACGTCTGGGTCGGGGTCGGCGTCTCGCTGCTCGTCACGCTCGCCATCGGCGCGTTCAACGGCTTCATGCTGACCCGCACCAAACTGCCGAGCTTCATCATCACCCTCGGCACCTTCCTCATGCTGACCGGCCTGAACCTCGGCTTCACCAAGCTGATCAGCGGCACCGTGTCCACCAAGTCGATCGCCGACATGGAGGGCTTCCCCTCCGCCCGCGCGCTCTTCGCCTCCACCTGGACCGTCGGCGGCGTGGAGCTCAAGGTCACCATCCTGTGGTGGCTGGTCCTCGTCGCCGTCGCCACCTGGATCCTGCTGCGGACCCGCTTCGGCAACTGGATCTTCGCCGTCGGCGGCGGCGCCGACGCCGCCCGCGCGGTCGGCGTCCCGGTCCACCGGACCAAGATCGGCCTCTACATGGGGGTGGCGTTCTGCGCCTGGGTCTCCGGCCAGCACCTGCTGCTCTCCTTCGACGTCGTCCAGTCCGGCGAGGGCGTCGGGAACGAGCTGATCTACATCATCGCGGCCGTCATCGGCGGCTGTCTGATCACCGGCGGCTACGGCTCCGCCATCGGCTCCGCGGTCGGCGCCCTCATCTTCGGCATGACCGGCAAGGGCATCGTGTACGCGGAGTGGAACCCGGACTGGTTCAAGTTCTTCCTGGGCGCCATGCTGCTGCTCGCCACGCTCCTGAACGCCTGGATCCGCAAGCGCGTGGAGGCCGCCAAGTGA
- a CDS encoding sugar ABC transporter substrate-binding protein, translating into MTRVPDGGVRAAVGAVLAVALTAALAGCSSTGGKRAEDARKAAAAQGRAAVDTPRWTFAMVTHSGDGDTFWDIVQNGAKQAAVKDNINFLYAHSDEAQTQAQLIDSYVAKKVDGLIVSLAKPDAMRTAVEKAVKAGIPVITVNSGAEQSKAFGALTHIGQDETVAGEAVGEELDRRGRKKALCVLHEQGNVGHEQRCAGARKTFDGDLQNLYVDGTNMPDVQASVLAKLQSDPSIDAVVTLGAPFADAAVQAKKTAGSKAEVDTFDLNAKVAGALEAGTLGFAVDQQPYLQGYQAVDLLWLYRYNADVLGGGKPVLTGPQIITKDQAGALKGYTERGTR; encoded by the coding sequence GTGACCAGGGTTCCTGACGGAGGGGTACGCGCGGCTGTCGGCGCCGTGCTCGCGGTGGCGCTGACCGCCGCGCTCGCGGGATGCAGCAGCACCGGCGGCAAGCGCGCGGAGGACGCCCGCAAGGCGGCCGCCGCCCAGGGCAGGGCGGCCGTGGACACCCCTCGCTGGACCTTCGCCATGGTCACCCACTCGGGCGACGGCGACACCTTCTGGGACATCGTCCAGAACGGTGCCAAGCAGGCCGCGGTCAAGGACAACATCAACTTCCTCTACGCCCACAGCGACGAGGCGCAGACGCAGGCCCAGCTCATCGACTCGTACGTGGCGAAGAAGGTCGACGGCCTCATCGTCTCCCTCGCCAAGCCGGACGCGATGAGGACGGCCGTCGAGAAGGCCGTCAAGGCCGGCATCCCGGTGATCACCGTGAACTCGGGAGCCGAGCAGTCCAAGGCGTTCGGCGCCCTCACCCACATCGGCCAGGACGAGACCGTCGCCGGTGAGGCCGTCGGCGAGGAGCTCGACCGGCGCGGACGCAAGAAGGCCCTGTGCGTCCTGCACGAGCAGGGCAACGTCGGGCACGAGCAGCGCTGCGCCGGAGCGAGGAAGACCTTCGACGGCGACCTGCAGAACCTGTACGTCGACGGCACCAACATGCCCGACGTCCAGGCGTCCGTCCTGGCCAAGCTCCAGTCCGATCCGTCGATCGACGCCGTCGTGACCCTCGGCGCGCCCTTCGCCGACGCCGCCGTGCAGGCGAAGAAGACCGCCGGCAGCAAGGCGGAGGTCGACACCTTCGACCTCAACGCCAAGGTGGCCGGCGCCCTGGAGGCCGGCACCCTCGGCTTCGCCGTCGACCAGCAGCCCTATCTCCAGGGCTACCAGGCCGTCGACCTGCTCTGGCTCTACCGCTACAACGCCGACGTCCTCGGCGGCGGCAAGCCGGTCCTGACCGGACCGCAGATCATCACCAAGGACCAGGCCGGGGCGCTGAAGGGCTACACCGAGCGGGGCACCCGATGA
- a CDS encoding Gfo/Idh/MocA family protein, whose amino-acid sequence MRIGLVGTGRIGGFHAGVLARHPEVEALVLADADGERAARVAGALGAEAAPTVEALFEQHALDAVVIASATAAHAELIRRAAAAGLPAFCEKPIALDVPGTLAALDAVAAAGTQLQLGFMRRFDAGYRAAREAVGSGRLGRLHTVRAVTSDPAPPPAAYLPLSGGLFRDCLVHDFDIVRWVTGREVVEAYATGSDAGPAMFRAAGDVGTAAALLTLDDGTLVTATATRCNGAGYDVRMELAGERAQLAVGMDERTPLESLEPQGPPPPAKPWTGFLERFAPAYEAELDAFVGLVRGERGNPCDGREALAALRIAEACERSRRERRPVRIDEVPA is encoded by the coding sequence ATGCGGATCGGACTGGTCGGGACGGGGCGGATCGGCGGCTTCCACGCGGGAGTGCTCGCCCGGCACCCGGAGGTGGAGGCCCTGGTGCTCGCCGACGCCGACGGGGAGCGGGCCGCGCGCGTGGCGGGGGCACTGGGGGCCGAGGCGGCGCCGACGGTGGAGGCGCTGTTCGAGCAGCACGCGCTCGACGCGGTGGTGATCGCGTCGGCGACGGCCGCGCACGCGGAGTTGATCCGGCGGGCCGCCGCGGCCGGGCTTCCCGCCTTCTGCGAGAAGCCGATCGCGCTCGACGTGCCGGGGACGCTCGCCGCGCTCGACGCGGTCGCGGCGGCCGGAACCCAGCTCCAGCTGGGGTTCATGCGGCGGTTCGACGCCGGGTACCGGGCGGCGCGGGAGGCCGTCGGATCGGGCCGGCTCGGGCGGCTGCACACCGTACGGGCGGTGACCTCGGACCCGGCGCCGCCGCCCGCCGCCTATCTGCCCCTGTCGGGCGGGCTGTTCCGGGACTGTCTGGTCCACGACTTCGACATCGTGCGCTGGGTGACGGGCCGGGAGGTGGTGGAGGCGTACGCCACCGGGTCGGACGCGGGGCCCGCGATGTTCCGCGCGGCCGGGGACGTGGGCACGGCCGCCGCGCTGCTGACCCTGGACGACGGCACGCTGGTCACGGCCACCGCGACCCGCTGCAACGGCGCCGGCTACGACGTACGGATGGAGCTGGCCGGGGAGCGGGCACAGCTCGCCGTCGGGATGGACGAGCGGACTCCGCTGGAGTCGCTCGAACCGCAGGGCCCGCCGCCGCCCGCCAAGCCCTGGACCGGTTTCCTCGAGCGGTTCGCGCCGGCGTACGAGGCGGAGCTCGACGCCTTCGTCGGCCTGGTGCGCGGGGAGCGCGGCAACCCCTGCGACGGGCGCGAGGCGCTCGCCGCCCTGCGGATCGCGGAGGCGTGCGAGCGCTCGCGCCGCGAACGGCGCCCGGTGCGGATCGACGAGGTGCCGGCCTAG
- a CDS encoding PaaI family thioesterase, translating into MSPVNPPTDRVEPATDRVEPATDRGGPATDRPGPASSDRPGPALDLAQKVLDSQPFSRLLGARITAFGDGAATLELDIREELHQQNGFLHGGVLSYAADNALTFAGGAALGPAVLTGGFTIQYLRPAVGAVLRARARVVHAGRRQAVVRCDLLTADAEGTETLCAVAQGTVMPAGG; encoded by the coding sequence GTGAGCCCCGTGAACCCCCCGACCGACCGGGTCGAGCCCGCGACCGACCGGGTCGAGCCCGCGACCGACCGGGGCGGGCCCGCGACCGACCGTCCCGGCCCCGCCTCCTCCGACCGTCCCGGCCCCGCCCTCGACCTCGCCCAGAAGGTCCTCGACAGCCAGCCCTTCAGTCGCCTCCTCGGCGCCCGGATCACCGCCTTCGGTGACGGCGCCGCCACTCTGGAACTGGACATCCGCGAGGAACTGCACCAGCAGAACGGCTTCCTGCACGGCGGAGTGCTCTCCTACGCCGCCGACAACGCCCTCACCTTCGCCGGCGGAGCCGCCCTCGGCCCGGCCGTCCTGACCGGCGGCTTCACCATCCAGTACCTCCGCCCGGCGGTCGGAGCGGTCCTGCGCGCCCGCGCCCGCGTCGTCCACGCCGGACGGCGACAGGCCGTCGTCCGCTGCGACCTGCTGACCGCCGACGCGGAAGGGACCGAGACGCTGTGCGCGGTGGCCCAGGGCACGGTGATGCCGGCCGGCGGCTGA